A region from the Nostoc sp. HK-01 genome encodes:
- a CDS encoding nitrogen regulatory protein P-II: MEAIKKIEIVTNSLEITKVIEILEKVGVSGYTVIEDVTGKGDRGKVFNDLETHVLTNGYVISVCTHEQEQKLVTAIEPILKKFGGVCIVSDAKWIAH, translated from the coding sequence ATGGAAGCCATCAAAAAAATAGAAATAGTGACAAACTCTTTAGAAATCACTAAAGTTATAGAAATTTTAGAAAAAGTCGGAGTTTCCGGTTACACAGTAATTGAAGATGTCACAGGTAAAGGAGATAGAGGTAAAGTTTTTAATGATTTAGAAACTCATGTACTCACTAATGGATATGTGATAAGTGTTTGCACACATGAACAAGAACAAAAATTAGTAACAGCAATTGAGCCAATTCTGAAAAAATTTGGAGGTGTGTGTATTGTCTCTGATGCCAAGTGGATTGCACATTAG